In a single window of the Candidatus Caldatribacterium sp. genome:
- a CDS encoding F0F1 ATP synthase subunit delta, whose protein sequence is MKDEERVRVLVPFPLTEEQKEIIYAKLSRIIPKPFVLEEEIDPSLIGGVVILWGELLIDCSVKTQLERLREQILREGDSIHGQSS, encoded by the coding sequence ATGAAGGATGAGGAACGAGTACGGGTTCTCGTCCCCTTCCCCCTCACCGAGGAACAGAAGGAAATCATCTACGCAAAGCTCAGCCGGATCATCCCCAAGCCCTTTGTCCTTGAGGAGGAAATTGACCCATCTCTCATTGGAGGTGTGGTGATTCTCTGGGGAGAGCTCCTCATCGACTGCAGTGTAAAGACACAGCTTGAGCGACTCCGAGAGCAAATCCTCCGGGAGGGAGACTCCATCCATGGCCAAAGCAGCTGA